The window TACGCGCTAAAATTGATATGGCTTCTCCTAATATGAACTTACGTGACCCTGCATTATATCGTATTTTACATACGACTCATCATAATACAGGTGATAAATGGTGTATCTATCCAATGTATGACTACGCACATCCACTAGAAGATGCATTCGAAGGAATCACTCACTCATTATGTTCGTTAGAATATGAAGATCATCGTCCGTTATATGATTGGGTGATTGAAAACTGTGAAACAGAAGCAAAACCTCGTCAAATTGAGTTTGCTCGTTTAAATATGAAAAACACAATCATGTCAAAACGTTACTTAAAACAATTAGTTGATGAAGGTGTTGTTGATGGATGGGATGATCCACGTATGCCAACAGTGGCAGGTTTACGTCGTCGTGGATATACACCACAAGCTATTACAAACTTTATTCAAGAGGTAGGATTATCAAAAGCTGTGAGTACAGTGGATCCACAAATGTTAGAGCATTTCATTCGTGAGGATTTAAAACTAAAAGCCCCACGTACAATGGCTGTTTTACGTCCGTTAAAAGTAGTCATTACAAACTATCCTGAAGGACAAGTTGAATATTTAGACGCTGAAATCAACCCAGAAGTACCAGAAATGGGAACTCGTCAAATTCCATTCTCTCGTGAAATTTACATTGAACAAGAAGATTTCATGGAAAATCCAGTTCCAAAATACTTCCGTTTATTCCCTGGAAACGAAGTCCGTTTAAAACATGCATACTTTATTAAGTGTACAGATGTTATTAAAGATGAAGAAGGAAACATTGTTGAAATTCATGCAACTTATGATCCAGAAACGAAATCAGGTTCAGGATTTACAGGACGTAAAGTTAAGGGAACCATTCATTGGGTAGATGCAACGCATAATATTCCAGCTGATTTCCATTTATATGAACCATTATTAGTTGAAAATGAAGAAACTGAAGGATTACCATTCTTAGAACGTATCAACAAAAACTCTGAAGATGTTGCACAAGGATTTGTTGAGGAAAACATGAAAGATGTTCAAGCCCATGATAAATTCCAATTCTTCCGTCATGGATACTTTAATGTGGATCCAAAACGTACAAACGAAGGAAAATTATCATTTAACCGCATCGTATCATTAAAATCAAGCTTCCGTATCTAATTTAATATTGTTATTAGAATAGAGATAATAACTAGACAAAACATGATTTGATTTTTGAATAGATTAAAAACTCGTAGATTGATATTTTTTAGTTAATCTACGAGTTTTTTTATTTAAAACTGAATATCAAGGGTGTCTGATAAACAAGATATAATAGGTAAAAATTGTATAATATTTATTATTTTTTGTTAAAATAATAAATATGTCTATTTTCAAAAGATATTCTCAAAAAATGGCTAATAACAAACGGTTGTTTGTTTAATTTGAGCTATAAAATTGCTATAATAAAGCGGGGCCCCCAGGTGAGAGAAACGAACGATCTTCAACAACTGGGGAATGGGCCCCCAGGTGAGAGAAACGAACAATCCACAATAACTGGGGAATGGGGCCCCCAGGTGAGAGAAACGAACGATCTTCAACAACTGGGGAATGGGCCCCCAGGTGAGAGAAGCGAACAATCCACAATAACTGGGGAATGACCTTTAGATGAGTGAAATGTTTTCAGTTTGGGGATATCCTTAATCGTTTGAATAATCATCATTCAACTTTAAAGAGTGTTAGTTTTTAAGATGAAAGATAGCTCCTTTTTATGTTAAGCACTCATAGAGTTATTTTAATCAATTAAAATAGTCTATAAATTGTACCTAGAGAGGGTAAAATAAATTTTAGGCCTTAAAAGTTCGTTTTAAAAGTAAAAAACTATGATCTTCTATGATTAAAGTCAGATTTTTTATCGCTGAAAACCAATCACAACGCTAGTGATAGTTAAAAGCGTAAATTGAGATATACAAATTTTTAAGAGGTGAGATAATGAGTCATTTATTAGATAAAATGAATCCGCAACAAAAGGAGGCTATTTTAACGACAGAAGGTCCTTTATTAGTAATGGCTGGTGCCGGTTCAGGAAAAACCCGAGTATTAACGCATCGTATTGCCTATTTAATGTCGGAAAAACAAGTATCCCCATATAATATTCTTGCGATTACTTTTACGAATAAGGCAGCGCGCGAAATGAAAGAGCGTGTTGAAAAATTAATTGGTGAACGTGGAAAAGACGTTTGGATTTCAACCTTTCATTCCATGTGTGTTCGTATTTTAAGACGCGATATTGATTTAATTGGTTATGATTTAAATTTTGGAATTTTAGATGATGCAGATCAGTTAAGTGTCATTAAAACAGTGATGGAAGATTTGAATTTAGACCCAAAACGTCAATCTCCAAAATATTTTTTATCCCAAATTAGTAATGCCAAAAATGAATTAAAAGCGCCAAGTGATTTAAGTAAAGAGTTTGAAAATGAAGATGTCATTCGTGTTTATGAAAAATATCAACAGACGTTATTTAAAAATAATCGTTTAGATTTTGATGATTTATTAATGTTAACTGTTCACTTGTTTGAAAAGCATCCAGACGTTTTATCTTTTTATCAGAATAAGTTTCAATATATTCACATTGATGAGTATCAAGATACTAACCATGCTCAATATAAGATTGTGAAGCTATTAGCGGAGAAATTCCGAAATATCTGTGTGGTGGGTGACTCAGATCAATCTATTTATAGTTGGCGTGGAGCAAATATCGGAAATATTTTATCTTTTGAGAGCGACTATAAAGATGCAGCTGTTGTTTTACTTGAACAAAACTACCGCTCAAAACAGATGATTTTAAATGCGGCTAATGATGTGATTAGAAATAACAGTGGGCGTCGTGATAAACAACTTTGGTCTGATCGTGGTGAAGGTGAGTCGATAGAATACCATCGTGCATCTGATGGGGATATTGAAGCAACTTACATTGCAGATAAGATTGCTTATATGAGACGTGATACGTACGATTATCATGATTTTGCTGTTTTATATCGTACGAACTCTCAATCACGTGCCATTGAACAAGCTTTACTTCGTCAAAATATTCCTTATCGATTAGTTGGAGGACAAAGTTATTTTAAACGTAAAGAGATTAAAGACTTGATGGCTTACTTACGTTTAATTTGTAATCCGGATGATGATTTATCATTTGTTCGTGTCGTGAATGAACCGAAACGAGGAATCGGAGCTGCATCAATTGATAAATTAAATCAATTTGCTAAAGATTCAGAATTATCGTTGATGGCATCTATTCAAGATGCAACGGGTGTAGTTGCAAAAGCGACATTAAATAAATTAATGGATTTTAAGACGATGATTTATATGCTTCGTGCCCAAATTGAAGATTATTCATTGGCTAGTTTTATTGATTTAGTTTTAAATCAGACTGGATATCTTGAAATGTTAGAAAACGAAAATACCATTGAAGCTGACAGTCGTATTGATAACTTAGGAGAATTTAAATCAATGGCTACACAATTTGAAGAGGTTGATTTAGATGAAATTTTAGCAGAAGAAGAAAGTGAAGAACGTGCAGAAGAACTATCTACAATGACAAAGTTGATTATTTTGTTAAATGATTTGATGCTACAAACAGATACTGAAACTGAAGAAGAAGCTAATGAATCTAAAGTAACCTTAATGACGATTCATGCAGCTAAAGGATTAGAGTTCCCAGTTGTGTTTATTTGTGGATTTGAAGATGGAATTTTCCCATTACGTTCAGCCATTGAACAAGGAGCCGACGAGTTAGAAGAAGAACGTCGTTTAGCTTATGTGGCGATTACTCGTGCAGAAGATCTTTTATTCATTACAAATGCACAAAGTCGTTATCAATATGGAATGCGATCAGCTAATGCCGAATCGATGTTTATCAAAGAGATTTCCGATAAATATTTAAATAAAACAGGAATTGAAGCTCGTCCTCGCCCTTCGTTTACACTTCAAGAAGCAGTAGAGTCAAAGGCACCAAAGCGTCAATTAAAGACCGTTAATCTAAATTCTGATTCTTCATGGGCAAGTGGTGATAAAGTTGAACATGATACATTTGGTGAAGGTGTTGTTGTCGGAGTTAAGGGTGAGGTTATTTCGATTGCCTTTAGTGCACCTCATGGAATTAAAAAATTAATGGGATCACATCCGGCATTAAAAAAACGCTCATAACAAATGATAAAGGAGAATGATTGATGTCAAGAGAACGTGTTGAAGAGTTAACGAAACTATTAAATCAATATAATAAAGAATATTACGTTTTAGATAAACCGAGTGTCAGTGACAAAGAATATGATCGATTAATGCAAGAATTAATAGAACTAGAATCTCAGTTTCCAGAATTAAAATCTGTGACATCTCCAACAGTTCGTATAGGAGGAGCCGTTTTAGAAGGATTTAATAAAGTCGAGCATGAGAAGCCTATGTTATCATTGGCGAATGCATTTAATGAAAGTGATTTGCGTGATTTTGATAGTCGTGTTCGTAAAGTATCACCGCAGGTCACGTATGTTTGTGAGTTAAAGATTGATGGATTAGCAGTGACTTTGCATTACCGTGATGGACATTTTGTTCAAGGCGCTACACGTGGAGATGGTGTCGTAGGAGAGGATATCTCTGAAAACTTAAAAACGATTCAGACAATCCCGCTTCAAATTCCTTACACAAATCCACTTGAAGTTCGTGGAGAAGTTTATATGTCTAAAGCAACGCTTGAGAAATTAAATAAGCAACGAGCAGAAAAAGGAGAGGAATTATTCGCCAACCCTAGAAATGCAGCCGCAGGTTCTTTACGCCAGTTGGATTCAAAAATTGCAGCTAAACGTGAATTAGCGATGTTTTGTTACTCCGTTCCAAGTGCTTTTGAATTAAATTGCTCAACTCATGAACAAAGTTTGCAAAAGATTGAGGAGTTAGGATTTAATGTCAATTCAAATCGTGAAGTTTGTCAATCGATTGATGAGGTTTTAGCTTATATTGAAAAATGGTCAACTGCTCGATTTGATTTACCGTATGAAATTGATGGAATTGTGATTAAAGTCAATCAATTAGAAGAGCAAGAGAAGTTAGGATCAACCGTAAAAAGTCCTCGTTGGGCCATCGCTTATAAATTCCCTGCTGAAGAAGTGGAAACTATTTTAAAAGATATTATTTTTACCGTCGGACGTACTGGAATGGTGACACCTAATGCGGTGTTAGAACCAGTTCGTGTAGCGGGAACACGTGTTAGCCGTGCAACACTACATAATGAAGATTACGTCAAAGAACGCGACATTCGAATTTTTGATCGCGTCGTTATTCGTAAAGCAGGAGAAATTATTCCTGAGGTTGTCAAGCCAGTTGTGGATAGCCGTAATGGAGAGGAAGTTCCATTTCAAATGATTGAAGAATGTCCACGTTGTGGAAGTCATTTAGTACGTGAGGTTGGAGAAGCTGATCATTATTGCTTAAATATTGATTGTCCAGCCCGCATTGTTGAAAGTTTATGTCACTTTGTTTCACGTGATGCTATGAATATTGAAGGACTAGGTGTCAAAGTAGTTGAACAACTATATGTGAATCAGTTAATTTCAAATGTAGCAGATATTTATAAACTTAAAAAAGAACAGTTATTACCACTTGAGCGTATGGGTGAAAAGAAAGTTTCAAATTTATTAACAGCTATCGAAAGTAGTAAACAAAATAGCTTAGAGAAGTTATTATTTGGTTTAGGTATTCGTCATGTGGGAAGTAAAACAGCTAAAGTGTTAGCTGCACATTTTGAAACGATTGAGGCATTAATGAATGCAACGTTTGAAGATTTTAAAGTCATTTCTGAAATTGGTGACGTGATTGCGAACAGTATTCTTCATTACTTCTCACAAGAAGCCAATCTTCATTTAATTCAAGAGTTAAAAGAATTGCAGCTTAATATGACGTATACAGGTATTAAATCATCTTCAACCGAAATGAATGAGTTTTTTGGAAAAACAGTTGTTTTAACAGGAACATTAACCACATTATCTCGTAAAGAAGCAGGGGAGCAGTTAGAAGCTTTAGGTGCTAAAGTTTCAGGAAGTGTGAGTGCTAAGACTGATTATTTAGTTGCTGGAGAAAAAAGTGGATCAAAACTAAAAAAAGCACAGGAACTAGGAATTACGATTCTTGATGAAGAGACAATGTTAAAAATGATGGGAAGATAGGAGGAGTTTAATGAAACGTTTCTACGTGTTATTCGTGAGTTTATTATGTAGTATTAGTGTTTTAGTGGGATGTACTAAGCCCCCGACACCGTCTGTTCAAGAGGGAACAACTGATGAAGAAACTTTAACGACAAAGTGGTTATCAAATGAGACGACAACGGATTACTATCGAACGATACTTCCGTATAAATCTAGTCCTACGCGTGGATTAATTTATTCCTCTAAGTATTCAAAGGTAAGTAATCGTTACGATATTGATTATTTTGAATTAGCGCTCATGCGTGAATCACAATCGTATTTTGATCCAGAGAATTTTTATTTTCAAGAAGGCCAATATTTAACGAAAGAAACCGTTAAACAAATGCTTTCAAAAAAGAAAACACAGACCGAATTAGAGGCGGAATTAGAAAATGATTCTGAGTATGTAGATTTAGGGTTAAATCCATCTTCAAATGAAGTGATTAACATTAATGGGATTGAAGTAACGAGTCCAGTTTATTTGGCGTATCTACTCGAACAGGATTACCTCATTCAAGAAGGAGATGAAGCTCTTTTAAACGGTGTAACGATTGGGTTAGCATTAAATCCGTATCAATCATGGCAAAATGAACTCGGTTATACTCAAGTTGTTGCATTA of the Turicibacter sp. TJ11 genome contains:
- a CDS encoding glutamine--tRNA ligase/YqeY domain fusion protein, producing the protein MEIVNENSNFIKTIMKEDLESGKHKEIITRFPPEPNGYLHIGHAKAILTNYLLAKEFGGKMNLRFDDTNPVKEDEEFVQGIIEDIKWLGVEYNQLLFASDTFEKMYEHAIHLIKKGKAYVDDQTPEQMRENRGTLTQPGVESPYRNRSVEENLELFENMRKGVYKDGEKVLRAKIDMASPNMNLRDPALYRILHTTHHNTGDKWCIYPMYDYAHPLEDAFEGITHSLCSLEYEDHRPLYDWVIENCETEAKPRQIEFARLNMKNTIMSKRYLKQLVDEGVVDGWDDPRMPTVAGLRRRGYTPQAITNFIQEVGLSKAVSTVDPQMLEHFIREDLKLKAPRTMAVLRPLKVVITNYPEGQVEYLDAEINPEVPEMGTRQIPFSREIYIEQEDFMENPVPKYFRLFPGNEVRLKHAYFIKCTDVIKDEEGNIVEIHATYDPETKSGSGFTGRKVKGTIHWVDATHNIPADFHLYEPLLVENEETEGLPFLERINKNSEDVAQGFVEENMKDVQAHDKFQFFRHGYFNVDPKRTNEGKLSFNRIVSLKSSFRI
- the pcrA gene encoding DNA helicase PcrA codes for the protein MSHLLDKMNPQQKEAILTTEGPLLVMAGAGSGKTRVLTHRIAYLMSEKQVSPYNILAITFTNKAAREMKERVEKLIGERGKDVWISTFHSMCVRILRRDIDLIGYDLNFGILDDADQLSVIKTVMEDLNLDPKRQSPKYFLSQISNAKNELKAPSDLSKEFENEDVIRVYEKYQQTLFKNNRLDFDDLLMLTVHLFEKHPDVLSFYQNKFQYIHIDEYQDTNHAQYKIVKLLAEKFRNICVVGDSDQSIYSWRGANIGNILSFESDYKDAAVVLLEQNYRSKQMILNAANDVIRNNSGRRDKQLWSDRGEGESIEYHRASDGDIEATYIADKIAYMRRDTYDYHDFAVLYRTNSQSRAIEQALLRQNIPYRLVGGQSYFKRKEIKDLMAYLRLICNPDDDLSFVRVVNEPKRGIGAASIDKLNQFAKDSELSLMASIQDATGVVAKATLNKLMDFKTMIYMLRAQIEDYSLASFIDLVLNQTGYLEMLENENTIEADSRIDNLGEFKSMATQFEEVDLDEILAEEESEERAEELSTMTKLIILLNDLMLQTDTETEEEANESKVTLMTIHAAKGLEFPVVFICGFEDGIFPLRSAIEQGADELEEERRLAYVAITRAEDLLFITNAQSRYQYGMRSANAESMFIKEISDKYLNKTGIEARPRPSFTLQEAVESKAPKRQLKTVNLNSDSSWASGDKVEHDTFGEGVVVGVKGEVISIAFSAPHGIKKLMGSHPALKKRS
- the ligA gene encoding NAD-dependent DNA ligase LigA codes for the protein MSRERVEELTKLLNQYNKEYYVLDKPSVSDKEYDRLMQELIELESQFPELKSVTSPTVRIGGAVLEGFNKVEHEKPMLSLANAFNESDLRDFDSRVRKVSPQVTYVCELKIDGLAVTLHYRDGHFVQGATRGDGVVGEDISENLKTIQTIPLQIPYTNPLEVRGEVYMSKATLEKLNKQRAEKGEELFANPRNAAAGSLRQLDSKIAAKRELAMFCYSVPSAFELNCSTHEQSLQKIEELGFNVNSNREVCQSIDEVLAYIEKWSTARFDLPYEIDGIVIKVNQLEEQEKLGSTVKSPRWAIAYKFPAEEVETILKDIIFTVGRTGMVTPNAVLEPVRVAGTRVSRATLHNEDYVKERDIRIFDRVVIRKAGEIIPEVVKPVVDSRNGEEVPFQMIEECPRCGSHLVREVGEADHYCLNIDCPARIVESLCHFVSRDAMNIEGLGVKVVEQLYVNQLISNVADIYKLKKEQLLPLERMGEKKVSNLLTAIESSKQNSLEKLLFGLGIRHVGSKTAKVLAAHFETIEALMNATFEDFKVISEIGDVIANSILHYFSQEANLHLIQELKELQLNMTYTGIKSSSTEMNEFFGKTVVLTGTLTTLSRKEAGEQLEALGAKVSGSVSAKTDYLVAGEKSGSKLKKAQELGITILDEETMLKMMGR
- a CDS encoding CamS family sex pheromone protein, giving the protein MKRFYVLFVSLLCSISVLVGCTKPPTPSVQEGTTDEETLTTKWLSNETTTDYYRTILPYKSSPTRGLIYSSKYSKVSNRYDIDYFELALMRESQSYFDPENFYFQEGQYLTKETVKQMLSKKKTQTELEAELENDSEYVDLGLNPSSNEVININGIEVTSPVYLAYLLEQDYLIQEGDEALLNGVTIGLALNPYQSWQNELGYTQVVALDEETLISKGKEIAQEVIQILRNQEEFKSIPIMIGLYIVEEESAVTPGHMVAKTLVAAESEQIKDWKAVNEHYYLLPNENTFAIDANISNQYSEFKEIIKEYYPHYYGIIGVAHFIDNKLENLEITVNIDFYGLAEKISFHQLLSQLIKETFSPQYNINVVVRSSDEIYGVLLRPANSDEVELKIISWK